In Burkholderia sp. GAS332, one DNA window encodes the following:
- a CDS encoding Predicted RNA-binding protein, contains PUA-like domain, with protein sequence MRYWLMKSEPDEASIDHLVEAPQHTLPWTGVRNYQARNFMRDMMQVGDGVLFYHSSCPEPGIAGLAEVSSTAYPDPTQFDKKSPYYDPKSSQETPRWLLVDVVFKKKIPLIPLAALREHEELKDMRVLARGNRLSITPVTEAEWRFITKRLV encoded by the coding sequence ATGCGCTACTGGCTAATGAAGTCCGAACCGGACGAAGCAAGCATCGACCATCTCGTAGAGGCGCCGCAACACACGTTGCCGTGGACTGGCGTGCGCAACTATCAGGCGCGCAACTTCATGCGCGACATGATGCAGGTCGGCGACGGTGTGCTGTTCTATCACTCGAGTTGTCCCGAGCCGGGCATTGCGGGGCTCGCGGAAGTATCGTCCACCGCCTATCCGGACCCGACTCAATTCGACAAGAAGAGCCCCTACTACGACCCGAAGTCGTCGCAGGAAACGCCGCGCTGGCTACTCGTCGATGTCGTATTCAAGAAGAAGATCCCGTTGATTCCGCTTGCCGCGCTGCGCGAGCATGAGGAATTGAAGGACATGCGCGTGCTCGCCAGAGGCAACCGCCTGTCGATCACGCCGGTCACTGAAGCCGAATGGCGCTTCATCACCAAGCGTCTTGTTTGA
- a CDS encoding transcriptional regulator, LysR family yields the protein MLPATPDLRQLRYFVTVAEEKHFGRAAARLSMTQPPLSQAIRALEATLGVELFARTKRSVELTSVGADLLPEVQRLLASAEGLRPLAQSLVRGEAGALSLAFVSTADYGLLPLLLRDFGARHPRVRLELTEATSDVQVDELVAGRIDAGLVIAPLPSRHATQLSWLPIAREPLVIAMSTETAARVGNATGSKADPRAEWLDTPISLRDVADEALVIFPRRLAPSFYDIIMDCYGMAGLAPRVGQEAIQMQTIVSLVSAGIGVALVPQSLRNLRRTGVVYRPLAESVPAIETGLVWRTAEVSPVLAGFIEIVRVHAATSETQFAAPRV from the coding sequence ATGTTGCCCGCCACCCCTGACCTGCGCCAGTTGCGCTATTTCGTGACCGTCGCCGAAGAAAAGCACTTTGGACGGGCGGCGGCGCGCCTTTCCATGACACAGCCGCCGTTGTCGCAGGCCATTCGCGCGCTGGAGGCGACGCTCGGTGTCGAGTTGTTCGCTCGCACCAAGCGCTCGGTCGAACTGACATCGGTAGGTGCCGACCTGCTGCCAGAAGTGCAGCGCTTGCTGGCGAGTGCCGAGGGGCTGCGGCCGCTGGCGCAGAGCCTCGTGCGAGGCGAGGCGGGGGCGTTGTCGCTGGCTTTCGTCTCAACGGCCGATTACGGCTTGCTGCCGCTGCTACTGCGCGATTTCGGCGCTCGCCATCCACGGGTGCGCCTCGAATTGACCGAAGCCACCAGCGACGTGCAGGTCGACGAACTCGTGGCCGGGCGCATCGATGCGGGTCTCGTGATCGCGCCGCTACCGTCGCGCCATGCCACCCAGCTGTCGTGGCTGCCGATCGCCCGCGAGCCGCTGGTCATTGCGATGTCGACGGAAACGGCGGCGCGTGTGGGCAATGCCACGGGGTCCAAGGCAGACCCGCGCGCCGAGTGGCTGGACACGCCGATTAGCCTGCGCGACGTCGCCGACGAGGCGCTCGTGATTTTCCCAAGACGTTTGGCGCCAAGCTTTTATGACATCATTATGGATTGCTACGGCATGGCGGGCCTCGCACCCCGGGTCGGCCAGGAGGCGATCCAGATGCAGACGATCGTGAGCCTCGTGTCGGCCGGCATAGGCGTCGCACTGGTGCCGCAATCGTTGCGTAACCTGCGCCGCACGGGGGTTGTGTACCGGCCACTTGCCGAATCAGTGCCGGCGATCGAAACGGGGCTGGTCTGGCGCACGGCGGAGGTGAGTCCGGTGTTGGCCGGCTTCATCGAGATCGTGCGGGTCCATGCGGCCACCAGCGAGACGCAATTCGCGGCGCCTCGTGTTTAG
- a CDS encoding lipopolysaccharide export system permease protein, translating to MIFERSLQRELAYTAGAVFMVLLTLVLTTMMIRIVGFAASGEIDPRDVLVLIGLTVIGYVAIMLVATLFVSILFVLTRWYKDSEMVVWLASGVSLTRFIKPIGIFATPIIILIMFFVFVGWPWSNQQSKLIRARFQQRDEVSLLAPGQFRESATNHRVFFIEKMSPDQARVENVFVTSTENGKVNVVVSKTGHTETHKNGDRFVVLENGRRYDGEPGHPDFRIMEFERYGLKIQSQPVVNTPTTTGLPTLTLLRNPTDDNLAEFAWRAGLPLIAINLMLLAIPLAHQNPRRSRTINLVMAVLIYLTYSNLLNVVQSWMEQGKLSFGVGLVGLHIIVAVIVAFIFWLRVRNRPLFTRAMFHRSQGA from the coding sequence ATGATCTTCGAACGCTCCCTCCAGCGCGAACTCGCGTATACGGCTGGTGCCGTGTTCATGGTTCTGCTCACGCTCGTGCTGACGACGATGATGATCCGCATCGTCGGCTTCGCCGCTTCGGGCGAGATCGACCCGCGCGACGTGCTGGTCCTGATCGGCCTGACCGTGATCGGCTACGTGGCCATCATGCTCGTCGCGACCCTGTTCGTGTCGATCCTGTTCGTCCTGACCCGCTGGTACAAAGACTCCGAGATGGTGGTCTGGCTCGCCTCGGGTGTCAGTTTGACCCGCTTCATCAAGCCGATCGGTATTTTCGCCACGCCGATCATCATTCTCATCATGTTCTTCGTGTTCGTCGGCTGGCCGTGGTCGAATCAGCAGAGCAAGTTGATCCGCGCGCGCTTCCAGCAGCGTGACGAAGTCTCGCTGCTCGCGCCGGGTCAATTCCGTGAGTCGGCCACCAACCACCGCGTGTTCTTCATCGAGAAGATGTCGCCCGACCAGGCGCGCGTCGAGAACGTGTTCGTGACCAGCACGGAAAACGGCAAAGTCAACGTGGTCGTGTCGAAAACCGGCCACACCGAAACACACAAGAACGGCGACCGCTTCGTCGTGCTGGAAAACGGCCGTCGCTATGACGGCGAACCGGGGCACCCCGATTTCCGCATCATGGAATTCGAACGCTATGGCCTGAAGATCCAGAGCCAGCCGGTCGTCAATACGCCGACGACCACCGGTTTGCCTACGCTCACGCTCCTGCGCAACCCCACCGACGACAATCTCGCCGAATTCGCCTGGCGCGCGGGCCTGCCGCTGATCGCAATCAACCTGATGCTGCTGGCGATTCCGCTTGCGCACCAGAACCCGCGGCGCAGCCGCACGATCAATCTGGTGATGGCCGTCCTGATCTATCTAACGTACTCGAATCTGTTGAACGTGGTGCAGTCATGGATGGAGCAGGGCAAGTTGTCGTTCGGCGTCGGTCTGGTGGGCCTGCACATCATTGTGGCGGTGATCGTCGCGTTCATCTTCTGGCTGCGCGTGCGCAACCGGCCGCTATTCACGCGGGCGATGTTCCACCGTTCGCAGGGGGCCTGA
- a CDS encoding dihydroxyacid dehydratase gives MAYNRRSKNITQGVARSPNRSMYYALGYQKEDFDKPMIGIANGHSTITPCNAGLQRLADAAVAAVKGSDANPQIFGTPTISDGMSMGTEGMKYSLVSREVIADCIETCVQGQWMDGVVVIGGCDKNMPGGMIGMLRTNVPSIYVYGGTIRPGNWKGTDLTIVSSFEAVGEFTAGRMSQEDFEGVEKNACPSTGSCGGMYTANTMSSSFEALGMSLLYSSTMANPDQEKVDSAAESARVLVEAVRKDLKPRDIVTKKSIENAVAVLMATGGSTNAVLHFLAIAHAAEVEWTIEDFERMRKKVPVICNLKPSGQFVATDLHKAGGIPQVMKILLDAGLLHGDCITITGKTIAEELKDVPSKPRADQQVIFPIEQALYKEGHLAILKGNLAVDGAVAKITGLKNPVITGPARVFDDEQSALEAILADKIVAGDVVVLRYLGPKGGPGMPEMLAPTSAIIGKGLGETVGLITDGRFSGGTWGMVVGHVAPEAFVGGTIAFVQEGDSITIDAHKLLLQLNIDDAELQRRRAAWQQPKPRYTRGVLAKYSALALPANKGAVTG, from the coding sequence ATGGCATACAACCGTCGTTCGAAGAACATCACGCAAGGCGTGGCGCGTTCACCGAACCGCTCGATGTACTACGCACTCGGCTATCAGAAAGAAGATTTCGACAAGCCGATGATCGGCATCGCCAACGGCCACTCGACCATCACGCCGTGTAACGCCGGCCTGCAGCGTCTGGCCGACGCGGCCGTCGCCGCGGTCAAGGGCTCGGACGCGAATCCGCAGATCTTCGGCACGCCGACGATTTCGGACGGCATGTCGATGGGCACCGAAGGCATGAAGTATTCGCTCGTGTCGCGCGAAGTCATCGCCGACTGTATCGAGACCTGCGTGCAAGGTCAGTGGATGGACGGCGTGGTCGTGATCGGCGGCTGCGACAAGAACATGCCAGGCGGCATGATCGGCATGTTGCGCACGAACGTGCCGAGCATCTACGTGTATGGCGGCACGATCCGTCCGGGCAACTGGAAGGGCACCGACCTGACCATCGTGTCGTCGTTCGAAGCAGTGGGCGAATTCACGGCCGGCCGGATGTCGCAAGAAGATTTCGAAGGGGTCGAAAAGAACGCGTGCCCGTCTACGGGTTCGTGCGGCGGCATGTACACCGCCAACACGATGAGCTCGTCGTTCGAAGCGCTGGGCATGTCGCTGCTGTATTCGTCGACGATGGCCAATCCGGACCAGGAAAAGGTCGACTCGGCAGCCGAATCGGCACGCGTGCTGGTCGAAGCGGTCAGGAAAGATCTGAAGCCGCGCGACATCGTCACCAAAAAATCGATCGAAAACGCGGTGGCCGTGCTCATGGCCACGGGCGGCTCGACCAATGCCGTGCTGCACTTCCTCGCCATCGCCCACGCGGCTGAAGTGGAATGGACCATCGAAGACTTCGAGCGCATGCGCAAGAAGGTGCCGGTGATCTGCAACCTGAAGCCGTCAGGCCAGTTTGTGGCGACCGATCTGCACAAGGCCGGCGGTATTCCGCAAGTCATGAAGATTCTGCTCGACGCAGGTCTGCTGCACGGCGATTGCATCACGATCACCGGCAAGACGATCGCTGAAGAACTAAAAGACGTGCCGAGCAAGCCGCGCGCCGATCAGCAAGTGATCTTCCCGATCGAGCAGGCGCTGTACAAGGAAGGCCACCTGGCGATCCTGAAGGGCAACCTGGCCGTTGACGGCGCGGTCGCCAAGATCACCGGCCTGAAGAACCCGGTTATCACCGGTCCGGCGCGGGTGTTCGACGACGAGCAAAGCGCGCTGGAAGCCATTCTGGCCGACAAGATCGTCGCCGGCGACGTGGTCGTGCTGCGTTACCTCGGTCCGAAGGGCGGCCCTGGCATGCCGGAAATGCTCGCGCCGACGTCGGCGATCATCGGCAAGGGCCTCGGCGAAACCGTCGGCCTCATCACCGACGGCCGCTTCTCGGGCGGCACGTGGGGCATGGTGGTCGGTCACGTCGCGCCGGAAGCGTTCGTGGGCGGCACGATCGCGTTCGTACAGGAAGGCGATTCGATTACGATCGACGCGCACAAGCTGCTCCTGCAACTGAATATCGACGACGCCGAACTGCAACGCCGCCGCGCGGCATGGCAGCAACCGAAGCCGCGTTACACGCGCGGCGTGCTGGCGAAGTATTCCGCGTTGGCACTACCGGCCAACAAGGGCGCGGTGACGGGCTAA
- a CDS encoding DNA polymerase III, chi subunit produces MTRIDFHSNVGDSLLYACRLIRKAYQAGQPTIVLAEPERLRAFDEQLWTFSPLDFVPHCMAGTPLAAQTPIVLASSLDDVPHHQVLLNLGATVPAQFARFERLLEVVGNAHDELAAGRERYRFYRDRGYALNNYKQGS; encoded by the coding sequence ATGACGAGAATCGATTTTCACTCGAACGTCGGCGATTCGCTGCTGTATGCGTGCCGCCTGATCCGCAAGGCGTATCAGGCGGGCCAGCCGACCATCGTGCTGGCCGAGCCCGAGCGCCTGCGGGCTTTCGACGAACAGTTGTGGACGTTCTCGCCACTCGACTTCGTGCCGCACTGCATGGCGGGCACGCCGCTCGCCGCGCAAACGCCGATCGTGCTGGCGTCGAGCCTCGATGATGTGCCGCACCATCAGGTGCTGCTCAATCTCGGCGCCACGGTGCCGGCGCAGTTCGCGCGCTTCGAAAGATTGCTGGAAGTGGTCGGTAACGCACACGACGAACTCGCTGCGGGCCGCGAACGCTATCGTTTCTATCGTGATCGCGGCTATGCTTTGAACAACTACAAGCAAGGCAGCTAG
- a CDS encoding phosphatidylglycerol:prolipoprotein diacylglycerol transferase, translating into MLIHPNFDPVAIHLGPLAVRWYGLMYLVAFIAAIVVGRLRLRLPYVAAQGWTAKDIDDMLFYGVLGTIFGGRLGYVLFYKASFYFAHPLDIFKVWEGGMSFHGGFLGVTLAMVLFAYQRKRSWLQVTDFVAPMVPTGLAAGRLGNFINGELWGRVTDPSAPWAMLFPGAAPDDAAWLTTHPQLAAQWHLNEVFAQYHMLPRHPSELYEIALEGVALFFVLFFFSRKPKPMGAISAVFLIGYGLARFTVEFAREPDDFLGLLAMGLSMGQWLSLPMILVGIGLLVWSYRRARREPAQAAGAN; encoded by the coding sequence ATGCTCATTCACCCGAATTTCGACCCCGTTGCCATTCATCTGGGGCCGCTCGCTGTGCGCTGGTATGGACTGATGTACCTCGTCGCCTTCATCGCGGCGATCGTTGTCGGCCGGCTGCGGCTGCGTTTGCCGTATGTCGCCGCGCAAGGCTGGACCGCCAAGGACATCGACGACATGCTGTTCTACGGCGTGCTCGGTACGATTTTCGGTGGCCGGCTCGGCTACGTGCTGTTCTACAAGGCAAGCTTTTACTTCGCGCATCCGCTCGACATCTTCAAGGTGTGGGAGGGTGGCATGTCGTTCCACGGCGGCTTCCTCGGCGTGACGCTGGCGATGGTGCTGTTCGCGTATCAGCGCAAACGCTCGTGGCTGCAGGTCACCGATTTCGTCGCACCGATGGTGCCCACGGGGCTCGCGGCAGGGCGCCTCGGCAACTTCATTAACGGCGAGTTGTGGGGCCGTGTGACCGATCCGTCGGCACCGTGGGCGATGCTGTTTCCAGGCGCCGCGCCGGACGACGCCGCGTGGCTCACCACGCATCCGCAACTGGCCGCGCAATGGCATCTGAACGAAGTGTTCGCGCAATATCACATGTTGCCGCGTCATCCGTCGGAGTTGTATGAGATTGCGCTCGAAGGCGTGGCGCTGTTCTTCGTGCTGTTCTTCTTCTCGCGCAAACCGAAGCCCATGGGCGCAATTTCCGCGGTGTTCCTGATCGGCTACGGCCTGGCCCGCTTCACAGTGGAATTCGCGCGCGAGCCGGACGACTTCCTGGGCCTGCTCGCCATGGGTCTCTCAATGGGCCAATGGCTCTCGCTGCCGATGATCCTCGTCGGTATCGGGCTGCTGGTGTGGTCCTATCGCCGTGCGCGGCGTGAACCGGCGCAGGCGGCCGGCGCGAACTGA
- a CDS encoding cell division protein ZapA: MTTKQIEVSILGVPYRLACSPETEGALLEAVARVDAEMSKIRNNSNVRGTDRIAVMAALSLASELLKLQSSVRHGEAFPAEEIRRTMHQMNEQLGTVIQQYSMQ, translated from the coding sequence ATGACCACCAAGCAGATCGAAGTATCGATTCTCGGCGTGCCCTATCGCCTCGCCTGCTCGCCGGAAACTGAAGGCGCGCTGCTTGAAGCGGTGGCACGCGTCGACGCCGAGATGTCGAAGATCCGCAACAACAGCAACGTGCGTGGCACGGATCGCATTGCCGTCATGGCCGCGCTGTCGCTGGCATCGGAACTGCTTAAGCTGCAATCAAGCGTGCGACACGGAGAAGCATTTCCCGCAGAAGAAATCCGGCGTACAATGCATCAAATGAACGAACAACTGGGTACTGTGATTCAGCAGTACAGCATGCAGTAA
- a CDS encoding aminopeptidase A. Metallo peptidase. MEROPS family M17 — MDFSIKACDWTKGSSNGFLTGKSDCIVIGVFESQTLSGAALEIDAATKGLLTRIIKAGDMDGKAGTTLFLHEVSGIGASRVLLVGLGKQDAFSQKAYGEAVRAAWRALLGTKIVQVTFTLAQLPILERSADWGVRAAILALRELTYKFTQMKSKPENGPRALKRIVFSVNTGDEKAAKLAAKQGAALANGMDLTRDLGNLPSNVCTPTYLANTAKKLAKDWKLKVEVLGEKQCEALKMGSFLSVTAGSVEPAQFIVLQYQGGAAKAAPVVLVGKGVTFDTGGISLKPGEGMDEMKYDMCGAGSVLGTLRAVAEMGLKINVVGIIPAVENMPSATATKPGDIVTSMKGLTIEVLNTDAEGRLILCDALTYAERFKPAAVIDIATLTGACIIALGHHNSGLFSKDDALAGELLDASREASDPAWRMPLDDEYQDQLKSNFADLANIGGRPAGSVTAACFLSRFTETYPWAHLDIAGTAWKSGAAKGATGRPVPLLAQFLIDRAADGRAAQ; from the coding sequence ATGGACTTTAGCATAAAAGCCTGTGATTGGACCAAAGGCTCGTCAAACGGTTTCCTGACCGGGAAATCAGATTGCATCGTAATCGGCGTGTTCGAGTCGCAAACGCTCTCGGGCGCTGCGCTGGAGATCGACGCGGCCACCAAGGGCCTGCTGACCCGCATCATCAAGGCCGGCGACATGGACGGCAAGGCCGGCACCACGCTGTTCCTGCACGAAGTCTCCGGCATCGGCGCTTCGCGCGTGCTGCTGGTCGGCCTCGGCAAGCAGGATGCTTTCAGCCAGAAAGCCTACGGCGAAGCCGTGCGGGCCGCCTGGCGCGCATTGCTCGGCACCAAGATTGTCCAGGTCACCTTCACGCTCGCCCAACTGCCGATCCTCGAGCGCTCGGCCGATTGGGGCGTGCGCGCCGCAATCCTCGCGCTGCGCGAGCTGACCTACAAGTTCACGCAGATGAAGAGCAAGCCGGAGAACGGACCGCGCGCCTTGAAGCGCATCGTGTTCAGCGTCAATACCGGCGACGAGAAGGCCGCCAAGCTGGCGGCCAAGCAGGGCGCCGCGCTCGCCAACGGCATGGACCTGACGCGCGACCTGGGCAACCTGCCGAGCAATGTCTGCACGCCGACTTACCTTGCCAACACGGCGAAGAAGCTCGCCAAAGACTGGAAGCTGAAGGTCGAAGTGCTCGGCGAAAAGCAATGCGAAGCGCTGAAGATGGGCTCGTTCCTGTCGGTCACGGCGGGCTCGGTCGAACCGGCCCAGTTCATCGTGCTGCAGTACCAAGGCGGCGCCGCGAAAGCCGCGCCGGTGGTGCTGGTCGGCAAGGGCGTCACGTTCGACACCGGCGGCATTTCGCTGAAGCCGGGCGAAGGCATGGATGAGATGAAGTACGACATGTGCGGCGCCGGTTCGGTGCTGGGCACGTTGCGCGCCGTCGCCGAAATGGGCCTGAAGATCAACGTGGTCGGCATCATCCCGGCCGTCGAGAACATGCCGTCGGCCACCGCCACCAAGCCGGGCGACATCGTCACCAGCATGAAGGGCCTGACGATCGAAGTGCTGAACACGGACGCCGAAGGCCGGCTGATCCTGTGCGACGCGCTGACCTATGCCGAGCGCTTCAAGCCGGCAGCCGTGATCGACATCGCTACGCTGACGGGCGCCTGCATCATTGCGCTGGGTCATCACAACAGCGGCCTGTTCTCGAAAGACGACGCGCTGGCGGGCGAACTGCTCGATGCGTCGCGCGAAGCCTCCGACCCGGCCTGGCGCATGCCGCTCGACGATGAGTATCAGGATCAGCTCAAGTCGAATTTCGCCGACCTCGCCAACATCGGCGGGCGTCCGGCAGGCAGCGTGACGGCGGCGTGCTTCCTGTCGCGCTTCACCGAAACGTACCCGTGGGCGCATCTGGACATCGCCGGCACCGCATGGAAGAGCGGCGCCGCCAAGGGCGCTACGGGTCGTCCAGTGCCGTTGCTCGCGCAGTTCTTGATCGATCGGGCCGCGGACGGTCGCGCTGCACAATGA
- a CDS encoding Predicted secreted protein, protein MTKNTARALALALVCATPVALALTPTMARAQSVAQYQPAGVLSLNAQASAEVPQDVVDITLFYEQEASDPSALTSTLNQRADAALQKAKGVSGVTARTGSFSIYPSTDRDGRISAWRGRTEVVLESHDFAAASKLAGQMASIMQVGNVQFSLSPEAQRTAEQKLTGEAIKSFREQAASSAQAFGYSGYSIREVNVGHNGVMPRPMMMMSARAMSADAKASAPVPIEGGTSTVTVNVSGSVQMK, encoded by the coding sequence ATGACGAAAAACACCGCACGTGCACTCGCTCTCGCTCTCGTATGCGCCACCCCTGTCGCACTCGCGCTGACGCCGACCATGGCTCGAGCGCAGAGCGTAGCGCAGTATCAGCCCGCGGGCGTGCTGTCGCTGAATGCGCAGGCAAGCGCTGAAGTGCCGCAAGACGTCGTCGATATCACGCTGTTCTACGAACAGGAAGCGAGCGATCCGTCCGCGCTCACCTCCACGCTGAATCAGCGTGCCGATGCGGCTCTGCAAAAAGCCAAGGGGGTAAGCGGTGTCACGGCTCGCACCGGGTCCTTCTCGATCTACCCGTCCACCGATCGTGACGGCCGCATTTCCGCATGGCGTGGCCGTACCGAAGTTGTGCTCGAATCGCACGACTTCGCCGCGGCATCGAAGCTCGCGGGCCAGATGGCATCGATCATGCAAGTCGGCAACGTGCAGTTCTCGCTGTCGCCTGAAGCGCAGCGTACCGCGGAGCAGAAGCTCACGGGCGAGGCCATCAAGTCGTTCCGTGAGCAAGCGGCTTCATCGGCACAGGCGTTTGGCTACAGCGGCTATTCGATTCGTGAAGTCAACGTCGGGCACAACGGCGTCATGCCGCGTCCGATGATGATGATGAGCGCGCGGGCAATGAGCGCCGATGCGAAGGCATCCGCGCCGGTACCGATTGAAGGCGGTACGTCGACTGTGACGGTCAACGTGTCGGGCTCGGTGCAGATGAAGTAA
- a CDS encoding cytochrome c yields the protein MKSMSYAALAAVGVLSVALSAGSPAAHAEPPAGLVLAQQQNCMSCHSVTRPFMGPALHDVAAKYAGREDAASYLKHKILDGSTGVWGSVPMPANTQLTPDQAATLANWVMTLK from the coding sequence ATGAAATCAATGTCGTATGCAGCGCTTGCAGCGGTCGGCGTGCTGAGCGTCGCGTTAAGCGCCGGCAGTCCGGCGGCGCACGCGGAGCCCCCCGCGGGCCTCGTGCTTGCCCAGCAGCAGAACTGCATGAGCTGCCACTCGGTGACGCGTCCCTTCATGGGACCGGCGCTGCATGATGTCGCCGCAAAATATGCCGGCCGCGAAGATGCCGCCAGCTATCTGAAGCACAAGATTCTGGATGGCAGCACGGGCGTCTGGGGCTCAGTGCCGATGCCCGCGAATACGCAGCTCACACCCGATCAGGCGGCTACGCTGGCGAACTGGGTGATGACGCTCAAATGA